The genomic interval AAAAAAATGAAGCAAAATACCGAGTTGTAATAATTGACCCGGCCGAAGCACTTACACTTGATGCCGCAAACCGGCTTTTAAAAACTCTTGAAGAACCGCCTGAAAAAACTATTATTATTTTGCTTGCGAAAAACCGACATAACTTGCCGCAAACTATAGTTTCCAGAACACAAATTATTAACTTTTCCCCGCTAAGTGATGGGGAGCTGATGGCTTTTCTTACCGATAACTACGCAATGGACCACGACAGCGCAATATCAGCTGTAAAAGGCGCCGATGGTTCAATTACAGAGGCACTTAAAATTATTGAAAGCAAAGACGATAAAGTTGTTGCATTATGGCGTTTGGTTAAAGAAGGCACGCTAACTATTTTGCAAGCGCTTGACCTTTCAACAAAATTCGCACAAGACGCGGAAGTTTTTTTGCAAAAACTGTTAAACGAAGCAAAAGTTGATTTTCGCAAAAACCCGGAACAATTTAGAGAAAGTTTGGCACTTATAACAAACTGCCTTGCCTCTTTATCTAAAAATGCAAACGCAAAAATTGCCTTAGACAGTATGTTACTTGG from Endomicrobiales bacterium carries:
- the holB gene encoding DNA polymerase III subunit delta' encodes the protein MFENIIGQTKAKSILESQLKTARVGHAYLFLGSEGVGRKKTALEFAKALNCASDSINTLPCSLCESCRKIDNGNHPDVTVVNFKWQALALDEEEKESSIGIKTIEKVQKVISLKKNEAKYRVVIIDPAEALTLDAANRLLKTLEEPPEKTIIILLAKNRHNLPQTIVSRTQIINFSPLSDGELMAFLTDNYAMDHDSAISAVKGADGSITEALKIIESKDDKVVALWRLVKEGTLTILQALDLSTKFAQDAEVFLQKLLNEAKVDFRKNPEQFRESLALITNCLASLSKNANAKIALDSMLLGLTRRNRCQ